Genomic segment of Candidatus Deferrimicrobiaceae bacterium:
CGCCAGGAACGCAAAAAAGGTGCGAAGCGCCGAAACGGTGCGGGCCAGCGTCGCCCCCTGACGTCCCGGGTGACGCGAGGCGATATACCGGCGCAGGTCGTTGACGCCGACCCCCGCCCAGCCCCCCGCGAGCGGCACGCCGTCGCCGCCGCAAAGAAACAACCGGAAATCTTCGACTTCACGCAGGTAAGCCCGCGAGGTTTCCCCCGAAGCGTTGCGCTCCGAATGGAGAAACTGCCCGAAACGGGCGATGGCGGACTCCAACCTGATCCCCCCGGACGACCTTTAAAAGGTTTTATTTAACACACAACGGGTCAAAGGAAAAGGATTCGCTGCGGTAACGGACGATCGATTCCAGCGCCCGCGCAGTCTGGCGGCCCCTGCGTTCCTTTTTCTTTCCGGCGGGCGGCTCGGGAAGCAGGCCGAAATTGGCATTCATCGGCTGGAACGATCCCTCGGCAGGGGTCGTCACGAACCGGAGCAGGGCGCCGGTCATGGATTCGGACGGGAACGGCGGCGCGTCTTCGCCACGCAGCCGCCGGGCGACCGAAAGCCCGGCCGCGAATCCCGATGCGATCGACTCGACATATCCCTCGACCCCGGTCACCTGCCCGGCGAAATACAGGCCCGGCCTTTCCCGGCTCTCGAGCGTGGGAAGGAGGTGATGGCGGGAGTCGATGTAGCTGTTCCGGTGCATGGACCCGTACCGCAGGAACTCAACGTTACGGAGGGCGGGGATCATCCGGAATACGCGCGCCTGCTCGGGCCAGGCGAGCTTCGTCTGGAACCCGACGAGGTTGAACATGGTGCCTTGCACGTTCTCCTTGCGGAGCTGGACCACCGCATGCGGGCGCAAGCCGGTCCGGGGGTCGCGAAGCCCGACCGGCTTGAACGGCCCGAACAGAAGCGTTTCGGCCCCCCTCGCCCCGAGCGCCTCGATCGGCATGCAGCCCTCGAAGTGGCGTTCCTCCTCGAAGGTGCGGGCGGGGACCGTGCGGGCAGACATCAGCTCGGCATAGAACGCATCGAATTCGTCCTTGGACATCGGGAGGTTCAGGTAATCCCCGACGCCGTCCCCGTACCGGTCGCCGATGAAGCTGCATGCGGGATCGATCGTCGTCGCGTCGACGATCGGCGAGATCGCGTCGTAGAAATAGAAGCCCTTGCCCCCGAGAAGCGCTTCGATCGACTTCCCGAGCGCCTCGGAAGGAAGCGGTCCGCAGGCCACAATGACCAGGGGATCACCCGGAATGGACTGCTGCTCGGCTCCGGTCACATGGATCCCGCGCCGATCCCGGATCGCCTTGGTCACCTGCGAGCCGAAACGTTCCCGGTCGACGGCCAGCGCCATCCCTGCGGGTACCCGCACGGTCTCGGCGATCGCGAGCAGGTTGCAGCCCATGTGCCGCAGCTCGGCCTTGAGCAGCCCCTTCCCGGTTTCGACCTTTTCGGACCCGAGCGAATTGCTGCAGACGAGCTCGGCGAACGACGACCCGGTATGGGCGGGCGAGGACCGGAGCGGTCGCATCTCGACCAGCTCCACCGGGATGCCGGCGGCGGAGAGGACGAGGGCGGCCTCGGAACCGGCGAGCCCGGCCCCGATTACCTTGACCGGAACGGGCTTATTCATCGCGGGTTGCTTCCGGACTTTCGGGGATCAGGACGGAAAAGCACGTGCCTTCCCCGGGCGCGGAACGCGCCTCGAGAAATCCACGGTGCATGATCACGATTCGTTGGGAAATCGCCAGGCCGAGGCCGGTCCCTCCTTCCTTGGTCGTGAAAAAAGGGTTGTAGATCTTTTCGAGAACGCCGGGGGCGATGCCCGTTCCCGTGTCGGAGACGGTCAGCACCGCAAAACGCTCGCCATGGCGAACCTGCGGGAACAGGACGACGGAAACGGCCCCTCCCCGGGGCGTCGCCTGGATCGCGTTGCAGATCAGGTTCCATAACACCTGGCTTAACTGCTCCCGGTCGCCCTCGACGGACAACGCGCCCTGCCCCTTCCGCTCGACCGTCACGCCTTTCTTGCGCCCTTCTCCGGCGCAGACAGCGGCGATGACGGCATCGACCAGCTTCCCGAGGTCGACCGGCTTGACATCCCTCGGCCGGGGCCCGGCAAACTCGAGGAACTCGGTGATCAGGGCATTCAGCCGCGTGCTTTCCTTGTCGATGATGTCGAGCAGCGTGTGGGACTCCGCCGGCAAGTCTCCCGCCTCGTGCAGCATCTGGGATGCGCCCGCGATGGAGGCCAGCGGATTCCTGATCTCGTGTGCAAGGCCGGCGGACAACTCCCCCACCCCCGCCAGGCGGTCGGCGATGCGCACCCGTTCCTCCATGCGCTTGATCGGCGTCAAATCCTGGAAGATGACGACATGCCCGATGACCGCATTTCCCGAATCCTTGAGCAAAGAAGAGGAAAAGCCGAGGAAGATCTCGGTCCCGTCCTTCCGGTGGAAGGAAATCTCCGGCCGAGACACGCGAAGATCCTCCCGGCGCATCGGGGTGGCGTCTTCGGTAAAAAGCGTCTCGATCGGCATGCCGGCGACCTCGTTCCGGGTGACACCGAGAATCCCGCACGCGGCGTCGTTGATCTGGCTGATCTTTCCGTCCGTATCCGAGGTGATGATCCCCGAAGGGATGTTCTCGACCACGCAAGTGTTGAAGCGGTCGAGCTTCTCGAGATCCTCTTCCCTGTCCTGGACCCGCTCCCGCGTCTTGCGGATGTCGCGGCCGAGCAATCCCGCGAGCAGGCCGATCAGCATGAATCCGATGGTGTTGGTCGAAACGGAGCGGACGTAAGCGTCCCAGTCGATCGATACGGGATCCCATCCCGGCGGAGAGAGGACTCCTTCCTTCTGGAGGTAGAGCAGGCCTGCCCAGGCGGCGGAGGAGAGCAGAGCCCAGGCAACGGCGCCCTGCATGTAGAATTCGAGGCAGCCGAACAGGATCACGACGACGAACATGAAGGTGAAGACGCTGTCGTAAAGACCTGTCGCGAGGACGATGATCGAGACGAAGCCAACGTCTACAAGCGCCTGGACAATTGCAGCCGGAATCGGCAGCGAGCAGCGGCTCCAGAACGCGTACCGAACCAGGAGCCATCCGTAGGACAGGACGACCGCGGCGTAGAGGAACCGGAACGCCGGGGTCAGCAGCAGCTCGGGCTCCTGAAAATGAACGGAGACCACCGACGCCAGGAGCGCGAAGGTGATCCCCGTCCGTACAAGGAGCAGGTTTCGTACGCCGAATTCCTCGGCGCCCCGGACCGGCCGGTTCAACGGTTGCGGCGTGGGCCGCGCTCAGCCACCGACGGCGCCTGCCAGCTTGAAGATCGGAAGGTACATCGAGATGACCAGCCCGCCGACGACCACGCCGAGAAAAACCATCAACATCGGTTCGAGCAGCGAGGTGAGCGCATCGACGGCCGTGTCGACCTCCTCGTCGTAAAAATCGGCGATCTTGTTGAGCATGGTGTCGAGCGCGCCGGTAGCCTCGCCGACGCCGACCATCTGCGTCACCATCGAGGGAAACACCCCGGACTCGCTAAGCGGGTCGGCAATGGTCTTGCCTTCGCTGATGCTGAGGCGTGCCTTGGCGATCGCCTCCTCGATGACCTTGTTGCCGGCCGACTTGGCGACGATGTCCATGGCTTCGAGGATCGGTACGCCCGAGCTGACCATGGTGCCGAGCGTGCGGGAGAATCGTGCGACGGCTATCCGCTGGATCAGGCTTCCGACGACCGGCAGCTTGAGCAGGAGCCCGTCGATGTTCCGGCGGCCGGATTCCTGCCGGTAGTACCACTTGATCAGCCAAACGACCGCAATGACGAAAGCCACGAACACAAAGAAATATTTTTGGGCCGCCCCGGAGAGGCCCATGACGAAGGCGGTCGGGGCGGGGAGATCGGCGCCGAAATCCTTGAACATGGCGCCGAAGACCGGGATGACCTTGAGGAGAAGGACCATGGTGACTATCAGGGCGATGGCCAGGATGGTCGCCGGGTAGACCATCGCGCTCTTGATCTTCTTCTGGAGGTTGTTCGCCTTTTCTATGTAGGCGGCGAGACGCGAGAGGATGGTGTCGAGGATACCCCCAACCTCCCCGGCCGAGACGAGGTTGACGAACAGCTCGTCGAAGAACCTGGGGTGCTTGCCCAGCGCGTCGGCGAAGGTGGAGCCGCCTTCGACATCTTCCTTGACCCTGAGGACGACCTTCTTGAATGGCAAGTTTTCCTGCTGGTTTCCCAGGATCTCGAGGCACTGGACGAGCGGAAGACCGGCATCGATCATCGTGGCGAACTGGCGGGTGAAGATGGCCAGTTCCTTTGGCGTGACTTTACCGCCGCCGAAATCGAAATTGAATTTGAATTCCCTGCTTTTCGCCCTGACCTTGATGGGCGCGACCTGCTGCCTTCGCAACTGTGACAGGACAAACGCCTCGTTCGGAGCTTCCATCTCGCCCGTCACGACGCTGCCGTTCTTGTTTTTCCCTTCCCAGGAAAACTTGGCCATCGAATCCTCCGGTTCTTATCGTGCTACATGCCGCGGGGTGGACCGGGCGCCCGGTTCTGGGCGGCGCTCAGCAGATTGCGGAATTCGTCGGGGTCGGAGCTTCGCCCCATGGCATCGTCGAGCGTGATCTCCCGACGCAGGAGAAGCGCGATCAACGACTGGTTCATCGTCTGCATTCCGAATTTGGACTGTCCGACCTGCATCTGCGAATAGACCTGGTGGACCTTTTCCTCGCGGATGAGATTGCGGATCGCGGGATTGGGGATCATCACCTCGAGCGCCAGCGCGCGACCCGAGCCGCTGGCTTTCGGGATGAGTATCTGGGACACGACTCCCTCGAGCACGAACGAAAGCTGGGCCCGGACCTGGGGCTGCTGGTAGGGAGGAAACACGTCAAGGATGCGGTTGATGGTCTGGACGCAGGAATTGGTGTGGAGCGTCGCGAACACGAGGTGGCCGGTCTCGGCGACGGTCAACGCCGCCTCGATCGTCTCGAGGTCGCGCATCTCTCCGACCAGGACGATGTCGGGGTCCTGCCGGAGGATGTACTTCAGCGCCTTCTTGAAGCTCTGGGTGTCGGCGTTGACCTCGCGCTGGTTGACCAGGCAGTGCTTGTGCGGGTGCAGATACTCGATCGGATCCTCGATGGTGACGATGTGCTCCTGCCGTTCGTTGTTGATCTTGTCGATCATGGCGGCGAGCGTCGTGGACTTTCCCGATCCGGTCGGGCCTGTGACGAGCACGAGCCCGCGCGGCTTCTTGCAGAGTTCCTTGAGAGCCGGGGGCAGCCCGAGTTCTTCGAACGGG
This window contains:
- the trmFO gene encoding methylenetetrahydrofolate--tRNA-(uracil(54)-C(5))-methyltransferase (FADH(2)-oxidizing) TrmFO; translation: MNKPVPVKVIGAGLAGSEAALVLSAAGIPVELVEMRPLRSSPAHTGSSFAELVCSNSLGSEKVETGKGLLKAELRHMGCNLLAIAETVRVPAGMALAVDRERFGSQVTKAIRDRRGIHVTGAEQQSIPGDPLVIVACGPLPSEALGKSIEALLGGKGFYFYDAISPIVDATTIDPACSFIGDRYGDGVGDYLNLPMSKDEFDAFYAELMSARTVPARTFEEERHFEGCMPIEALGARGAETLLFGPFKPVGLRDPRTGLRPHAVVQLRKENVQGTMFNLVGFQTKLAWPEQARVFRMIPALRNVEFLRYGSMHRNSYIDSRHHLLPTLESRERPGLYFAGQVTGVEGYVESIASGFAAGLSVARRLRGEDAPPFPSESMTGALLRFVTTPAEGSFQPMNANFGLLPEPPAGKKKERRGRQTARALESIVRYRSESFSFDPLCVK
- a CDS encoding type II secretion system F family protein, which gives rise to MAKFSWEGKNKNGSVVTGEMEAPNEAFVLSQLRRQQVAPIKVRAKSREFKFNFDFGGGKVTPKELAIFTRQFATMIDAGLPLVQCLEILGNQQENLPFKKVVLRVKEDVEGGSTFADALGKHPRFFDELFVNLVSAGEVGGILDTILSRLAAYIEKANNLQKKIKSAMVYPATILAIALIVTMVLLLKVIPVFGAMFKDFGADLPAPTAFVMGLSGAAQKYFFVFVAFVIAVVWLIKWYYRQESGRRNIDGLLLKLPVVGSLIQRIAVARFSRTLGTMVSSGVPILEAMDIVAKSAGNKVIEEAIAKARLSISEGKTIADPLSESGVFPSMVTQMVGVGEATGALDTMLNKIADFYDEEVDTAVDALTSLLEPMLMVFLGVVVGGLVISMYLPIFKLAGAVGG
- a CDS encoding type IV pilus twitching motility protein PilT, translated to MITMQDLLTQMYEKGASDLHITTGVSPTIRVDGRLLPTSTETLGPADTKRLCYSILTEVQKQRFEEEWELDLSFGIKGLSRFRANVYMQRGAVAGAFRTIPFRVRPFEELGLPPALKELCKKPRGLVLVTGPTGSGKSTTLAAMIDKINNERQEHIVTIEDPIEYLHPHKHCLVNQREVNADTQSFKKALKYILRQDPDIVLVGEMRDLETIEAALTVAETGHLVFATLHTNSCVQTINRILDVFPPYQQPQVRAQLSFVLEGVVSQILIPKASGSGRALALEVMIPNPAIRNLIREEKVHQVYSQMQVGQSKFGMQTMNQSLIALLLRREITLDDAMGRSSDPDEFRNLLSAAQNRAPGPPRGM
- a CDS encoding ATP-binding protein; the encoded protein is MNRPVRGAEEFGVRNLLLVRTGITFALLASVVSVHFQEPELLLTPAFRFLYAAVVLSYGWLLVRYAFWSRCSLPIPAAIVQALVDVGFVSIIVLATGLYDSVFTFMFVVVILFGCLEFYMQGAVAWALLSSAAWAGLLYLQKEGVLSPPGWDPVSIDWDAYVRSVSTNTIGFMLIGLLAGLLGRDIRKTRERVQDREEDLEKLDRFNTCVVENIPSGIITSDTDGKISQINDAACGILGVTRNEVAGMPIETLFTEDATPMRREDLRVSRPEISFHRKDGTEIFLGFSSSLLKDSGNAVIGHVVIFQDLTPIKRMEERVRIADRLAGVGELSAGLAHEIRNPLASIAGASQMLHEAGDLPAESHTLLDIIDKESTRLNALITEFLEFAGPRPRDVKPVDLGKLVDAVIAAVCAGEGRKKGVTVERKGQGALSVEGDREQLSQVLWNLICNAIQATPRGGAVSVVLFPQVRHGERFAVLTVSDTGTGIAPGVLEKIYNPFFTTKEGGTGLGLAISQRIVIMHRGFLEARSAPGEGTCFSVLIPESPEATRDE